A stretch of the Streptomyces sp. NBC_01428 genome encodes the following:
- a CDS encoding carbohydrate binding domain-containing protein: protein MRRRHRHRLLRPLVAFAAVTGIFATATPDADSTPLEGTSAASATTTVFYYTKTKNWPATYLHYAPDGGSWTTAPGVRMETACTDWVKETVDLGSAAGLQATFNNGSGTWDNNGGTNYALGTGTVTVKDGVVAHSDPCADTGTGTGNQATVYYSTATSGWSTANLHYAPTGGSWTTVPGVGMESACTGWWKRTVDLGTATTLKAAFNNGNGVWDNNNGGDYALGSGTTTVKDRTVTAGAADPCAAQAPDTQAPTTPTGVTASATGTSVVVSWKPATDDTAVTKYQLTRTGGTEGTVVTDVGSTVWSDTGLAEKTTYTYTVKAVDAAGNTSPASSAAPVTTGEKAPAPAAGTPLGTDPRKDPIYFVLTARFYDGDTSNDRGGSQDVTSGNAANNDPMFRGDFKGLVDKLDYIKALGFSAVWITPVVLNRSDYDYHGYHGYDFYKVDPRLESAGASYQDLINAAHAKGMKIYQDVVYNHSSRWGAKGLFTPTVYGVRDTQWSWYYDEKNAGFDYDGLTVEPKSGKSYYNGDLWSTAEPSGNTCLNWGKPTGGKSPEGYTLYNCQWPSPTSGMFPKAYYHQCWIGNWEGEDSRSCWLHEDLADFNTENATVQNYLIGAYDKYIDMGVDGFRVDTAVHIPRVTWNRRFLPAIHDRVTQRFGADAAKNFFVFGEVGAFVNDKWNRGSVNHSAQFFTWKERKEYSADDEKAAIEQYDYEEQLGTGNQPTSANAFLNGNSYHTPDRSQFSGMNIIDMRMHMNFGDAQNAYNNGKDSDDSVNDATYNVVYVDSHDYGPNKSSTRYSGGTDAWAENMALMWTFRGIPTLYYGSEIEFQKGKQIDCGPTCPLAGTGRAYYGDHLAGGVTASDFGTVASASGEVATTLAQPLVKHLQRLNRIRRAIPALQSGQYSTDGITGSMAFKRRYTSGSTDSFALVTVTGGATYTGIPNGTYTDAVTGDVKTVSGGTLSVAAPGKGNLRVYVLNGPGKIGADGPYLK, encoded by the coding sequence ATGAGACGCAGACACCGACACCGCCTGCTGCGACCGCTGGTGGCGTTCGCCGCCGTGACCGGGATCTTCGCGACCGCCACACCGGACGCGGACTCCACCCCCCTGGAGGGGACGTCCGCCGCCTCGGCCACGACGACGGTCTTCTACTACACGAAGACCAAGAACTGGCCCGCCACCTATCTGCACTACGCCCCCGACGGCGGCTCGTGGACCACCGCGCCCGGCGTCCGGATGGAGACGGCCTGCACGGACTGGGTGAAGGAGACCGTCGACCTCGGCTCGGCCGCCGGGCTGCAGGCCACCTTCAACAACGGAAGCGGGACCTGGGACAACAACGGCGGCACCAACTACGCGCTGGGCACCGGGACCGTCACCGTCAAGGACGGCGTGGTCGCCCACAGCGATCCGTGCGCCGACACCGGGACCGGCACCGGCAACCAGGCCACCGTCTACTACTCGACCGCCACGTCCGGCTGGAGCACGGCCAACCTCCACTACGCGCCCACCGGCGGCTCCTGGACCACGGTTCCCGGCGTCGGCATGGAGTCCGCCTGTACCGGCTGGTGGAAGAGGACCGTCGACCTCGGCACGGCCACCACGCTCAAGGCGGCCTTCAACAACGGCAACGGCGTCTGGGACAACAACAACGGCGGCGACTACGCGCTCGGTTCGGGCACCACGACGGTGAAAGACCGGACCGTCACGGCCGGAGCCGCCGATCCGTGCGCGGCCCAGGCGCCCGACACCCAGGCACCGACCACGCCCACCGGGGTCACGGCGAGCGCCACCGGCACCTCGGTCGTGGTGAGCTGGAAGCCCGCCACCGACGACACCGCCGTGACGAAGTACCAGCTCACGCGGACCGGCGGCACCGAGGGAACCGTCGTCACCGACGTCGGCTCGACGGTCTGGTCCGACACGGGACTGGCGGAGAAGACCACCTACACCTACACGGTGAAGGCCGTCGACGCCGCGGGGAACACCTCGCCCGCCTCCTCCGCGGCCCCCGTCACGACGGGTGAGAAGGCTCCCGCGCCGGCCGCGGGAACCCCGCTCGGCACCGACCCGCGCAAGGACCCGATCTACTTCGTGCTCACGGCCCGCTTCTACGACGGCGACACGTCCAACGACCGCGGCGGCAGCCAGGACGTCACGTCGGGCAACGCGGCGAACAACGACCCCATGTTCCGCGGCGACTTCAAGGGCCTCGTCGACAAACTCGACTACATCAAGGCGCTCGGCTTCTCCGCCGTCTGGATCACGCCGGTCGTACTCAACCGCTCGGACTACGACTACCACGGCTATCACGGCTACGACTTCTACAAGGTCGATCCCCGCCTGGAGTCCGCCGGCGCCTCCTACCAGGACCTGATCAACGCGGCCCACGCCAAGGGTATGAAGATCTACCAGGACGTGGTCTACAACCACAGCTCGCGCTGGGGCGCCAAGGGCCTGTTCACGCCGACCGTCTACGGCGTGCGCGACACGCAGTGGAGCTGGTACTACGACGAGAAGAACGCGGGATTCGACTACGACGGCCTGACCGTCGAGCCCAAGTCCGGGAAGTCGTACTACAACGGCGACCTGTGGTCGACCGCCGAGCCCTCCGGCAACACCTGCCTCAACTGGGGCAAACCCACCGGAGGCAAGAGCCCCGAGGGGTACACGCTCTACAACTGCCAGTGGCCGAGCCCCACGTCGGGCATGTTCCCCAAGGCGTACTACCACCAGTGCTGGATCGGCAACTGGGAGGGAGAGGACTCCCGTTCGTGCTGGCTGCACGAGGACCTCGCCGACTTCAACACCGAGAACGCCACCGTCCAGAACTATCTGATCGGCGCCTACGACAAGTACATCGACATGGGCGTCGACGGCTTCCGCGTCGACACGGCCGTCCACATTCCGCGCGTCACCTGGAACCGCCGCTTCCTCCCGGCCATCCACGACCGGGTCACCCAGCGGTTCGGCGCGGACGCGGCGAAGAACTTCTTCGTCTTCGGTGAGGTGGGCGCCTTCGTCAACGACAAGTGGAACCGCGGCTCGGTGAACCACTCCGCGCAGTTCTTCACCTGGAAGGAACGCAAGGAGTACAGCGCCGACGACGAGAAGGCGGCGATCGAGCAGTACGACTACGAGGAGCAGCTCGGCACCGGGAACCAGCCGACCTCCGCCAACGCCTTCCTGAACGGGAACAGTTACCACACTCCGGACCGCAGCCAGTTCTCCGGGATGAACATCATTGACATGCGCATGCACATGAACTTCGGTGACGCGCAGAACGCCTACAACAACGGCAAGGACTCCGACGACTCCGTCAACGACGCCACGTACAACGTCGTGTACGTCGACAGCCACGACTACGGGCCGAACAAGTCGAGCACCCGCTACAGCGGCGGCACCGACGCCTGGGCCGAGAACATGGCCCTGATGTGGACCTTCCGAGGCATCCCCACGCTGTACTACGGATCGGAGATCGAGTTCCAGAAGGGCAAGCAGATCGACTGCGGGCCGACCTGCCCGCTGGCCGGCACCGGACGCGCCTACTACGGGGACCACCTCGCGGGCGGTGTGACGGCCTCCGACTTCGGGACGGTCGCCTCCGCGAGCGGTGAGGTCGCCACCACGCTCGCCCAGCCGCTGGTCAAGCACCTCCAGCGGCTCAACCGGATCCGCCGGGCGATCCCGGCCCTCCAGTCGGGTCAGTACTCCACCGACGGGATCACCGGATCGATGGCCTTCAAGCGGCGCTACACCAGCGGTTCGACCGACAGCTTCGCCCTGGTCACGGTCACCGGCGGGGCCACCTACACCGGCATACCGAACGGCACGTACACGGACGCCGTCACCGGGGACGTGAAGACCGTCTCCGGCGGCACCCTGTCCGTGGCGGCGCCCGGCAAGGGGAACCTGCGGGTGTACGTCCTGAACGGTCCCGGCAAGATCGGCGCCGACGGGCCCTATCTGAAGTAG
- a CDS encoding alpha-L-fucosidase, with product MPMQPWFTDAKLGIFLHYGIYAVDGVAESWSFYTGEVTHERYMKQLDGFTASHYDPRAWADLFARAGARYAVLTARHHDGVALWDTAHHNLDVARDTPAGRDLIGGFADALRARDLKVGLYYSHSDWNHPDYPSLRPVQPGDVPPSRFSHAEPGAEDPAAWERYLAYRDGQVGELVDRFRPDLLWFDGEWERTEEQWRMRELADLIVAGNPDTVLNARMLSHGDYATPEQGVPLRAPDGPWELCLTVNGSWGHRPDDRDFKSVGQLVRYFTETIGLGGNLLLAVGPREDGTIPPEQTERLEGLGAWIARHAEAVYGTVAGLPAGHHYGPSTLSADRRTLYLVCFDAPREAVSVRGLRNAVRRVTVLGTGGELGHRVTGGLHAVPGVTWIDAPAAEDLDTHATVLAVELDGELDLYRGSGRG from the coding sequence ATGCCGATGCAACCCTGGTTCACCGACGCCAAGCTGGGCATCTTCCTCCACTACGGGATCTACGCCGTGGACGGCGTGGCCGAGTCCTGGTCCTTCTACACGGGCGAGGTCACCCACGAGCGGTACATGAAACAGCTCGACGGCTTCACCGCTTCGCACTACGACCCGCGGGCCTGGGCGGACCTCTTCGCCCGCGCCGGCGCCCGCTACGCCGTGCTCACCGCCCGGCACCACGACGGTGTCGCCCTGTGGGACACCGCCCACCACAACCTGGACGTCGCACGGGACACCCCCGCCGGACGTGACCTGATCGGCGGTTTCGCGGACGCCCTGCGCGCCCGCGACCTCAAGGTGGGCCTCTACTACTCGCACTCCGACTGGAACCACCCCGACTACCCGAGCCTGCGGCCCGTACAGCCGGGCGACGTGCCGCCCAGCCGCTTCTCACACGCCGAACCCGGTGCGGAGGACCCGGCGGCCTGGGAGCGCTACCTGGCCTACCGCGACGGCCAGGTCGGCGAACTCGTCGACCGCTTCCGCCCCGACCTGCTGTGGTTCGACGGCGAGTGGGAGCGCACCGAGGAGCAGTGGCGGATGCGCGAACTCGCCGACCTGATCGTCGCGGGCAACCCGGACACCGTCCTCAACGCCCGGATGCTCAGCCACGGCGACTACGCCACTCCGGAACAGGGGGTCCCGCTCCGGGCGCCCGACGGACCGTGGGAGCTGTGCCTGACCGTCAACGGCTCCTGGGGACACCGGCCGGACGACCGCGACTTCAAGTCCGTCGGCCAGTTGGTGCGGTACTTCACGGAGACCATCGGGCTGGGCGGCAACCTGCTGCTCGCCGTCGGCCCCCGCGAGGACGGGACGATCCCCCCGGAACAGACCGAGCGTCTGGAGGGGCTCGGCGCGTGGATCGCGCGGCACGCCGAAGCCGTCTACGGCACCGTCGCCGGACTGCCCGCCGGGCACCACTACGGTCCGAGCACCCTCTCCGCCGACCGCCGCACCCTGTACCTCGTGTGTTTCGACGCGCCCCGGGAGGCGGTGTCGGTCCGCGGCCTGCGGAACGCGGTGCGCCGGGTGACCGTCCTCGGCACCGGCGGCGAACTCGGCCATCGCGTGACCGGTGGCCTGCACGCGGTCCCCGGTGTGACCTGGATCGACGCTCCCGCCGCGGAGGACCTGGACACCCACGCGACGGTGCTGGCCGTCGAGTTGGACGGCGAGCTGGACCTCTACCGGGGCTCGGGACGCGGCTGA
- a CDS encoding permease, protein MTITRPAPPPVHPHDDPEQSPRQGWHVSSPLALTMLLLLVVAAQGPVRRALSAPVMQSWMTVFVAVVVQALPFLVLGVLLSAVIAVFVPPSFFARALPKRPALAVPVAGLAGAVLPGCECASVPVAGALVRRGVTPAAALAFLLSAPAINPIVLTATAVAFPRDPEMVLARFVASLLVACAMGWLWQRLGRADWLRPPERPAHEGLGRGAAFWGSVRHDVMHAGGFLVLGAMAAATLKSVVPASWLHAAAGNPVVSVLALAVLAVLLSICSEADAFVVASLTQFSFTAKLAFLVVGPMIDLKLFAMQVGTFGRGFATRFAPTTFALAILVSVLVGAVLL, encoded by the coding sequence GTGACCATCACCCGACCTGCCCCGCCGCCGGTGCATCCGCACGACGACCCGGAGCAGTCGCCCCGGCAGGGCTGGCACGTCAGTTCCCCCCTGGCCCTGACCATGCTCCTGCTGCTGGTCGTCGCGGCGCAGGGACCGGTCCGGCGGGCGCTGTCCGCGCCGGTCATGCAGAGCTGGATGACGGTGTTCGTGGCCGTGGTCGTCCAGGCGCTCCCGTTCCTGGTCCTCGGTGTGCTGCTGTCGGCGGTCATCGCGGTGTTCGTCCCGCCGTCGTTCTTCGCCCGGGCACTGCCGAAGCGTCCGGCGCTCGCGGTCCCGGTCGCCGGGCTGGCCGGGGCGGTGCTGCCGGGCTGCGAGTGCGCCTCCGTCCCGGTGGCCGGCGCGCTGGTGCGGCGCGGGGTCACCCCGGCGGCGGCTCTCGCGTTCCTGCTGTCCGCGCCGGCGATCAACCCGATCGTCCTGACGGCCACCGCCGTCGCCTTCCCCCGCGACCCGGAGATGGTCCTCGCCCGCTTCGTGGCCAGTCTGCTCGTGGCCTGCGCCATGGGCTGGCTGTGGCAGCGGCTCGGTCGCGCCGACTGGTTGCGCCCGCCGGAGCGGCCCGCGCACGAAGGCCTCGGCAGAGGAGCCGCGTTCTGGGGGTCGGTCCGGCACGACGTGATGCACGCGGGCGGCTTCCTCGTGCTCGGCGCGATGGCCGCCGCGACACTCAAGTCCGTCGTACCGGCGAGCTGGCTGCACGCCGCGGCCGGGAATCCGGTGGTGTCGGTGCTCGCCCTCGCGGTCCTGGCCGTCCTCCTGTCGATCTGCTCGGAGGCCGACGCCTTCGTGGTGGCCTCCCTGACGCAGTTCTCCTTCACCGCGAAGCTGGCGTTCCTCGTGGTCGGGCCGATGATCGACCTGAAGCTGTTCGCGATGCAGGTGGGAACCTTCGGGCGCGGCTTCGCGACCCGGTTCGCGCCCACCACCTTCGCCCTCGCGATCCTCGTGTCCGTACTGGTCGGGGCGGTGCTGCTGTGA